In the Arachis ipaensis cultivar K30076 chromosome B10, Araip1.1, whole genome shotgun sequence genome, one interval contains:
- the LOC107620392 gene encoding protein ALP1-like, producing the protein MTFVYVLSGWEGSASDSRVLRDAISCRNNLKISIGNYYLVDAGYTNCKGFLAPYRHTRYHVREWTYGRNALRNFREYFNKKHSSVRNIIEHCFDLLKKRWAILRSPCFYQIKTQNRIIIACCLLQNFIRLNMDSDLEEDILLENEQVLIGEEHGDKQDGDDEMIDSVEGSNEWTVWRDNLAHEIFYIVRLNGGTVIVIDVVF; encoded by the exons ATGACTTTTGTGTATGTACTTAGTGGATGGGAAGGATCTGCATCGGATTCAAGAGTCCTTAGAGATGCTATTTCATGTCGTAATAACCTCAAGATATCAATTG GGAATTATTATTTAGTGGATGCTGGTTATACTAATTGCAAGGGGTTTCTAGCACCATATAGGCATACTCGATATCATGTACGAGAATGGACCTATGGTAGAAATGCACTTAGAAACTTTCGAGAATATTTTAACAAGAAACACTCTTCAGTTAGGAACATTATTGAGCATTGTTTTGATTTACTGAAGAAGAGATGGGCAATTTTGAGGAGTCCTTGTTTCTACCAAATCAAGACACAAAATAGAATAATTATTGCATGTTGTCTATTACAAAACTTTATTCGGCTTAATATGGACTCCGATCTTGAGGAGGACATATTACTTGAGAATGAGCAAGTGCTTATTGGAGAGGAGCATGGTGATAAACAAGATGGCGATGATGAAATGATTGACAGTGTAGAGGGCAGTAATGAATGGACAGTTTGGCGAGACAACTTAGCACATGAAAT ATTTTATATTGTAAGACTTAATGGTGGAACTGTAATCGTTATTGATGTTGTGTTTTGA